In one window of Arctopsyche grandis isolate Sample6627 chromosome 6, ASM5162203v2, whole genome shotgun sequence DNA:
- the LOC143912698 gene encoding uncharacterized protein LOC143912698, whose amino-acid sequence MECRLCLGSAPADTSVSIFTAPSHPERLEQRIRTCCQIQVKRGDGLPDTVCLSCKTNLELLIGFRKACIRSNEKAQLRLDDCSKIKTEEILLEDVIRDDEPSLPTIHQKNCEISSHTFLSKSKLVLHNIEKPFKCDICVKSFTHKSSLRTHEKLHTGIKSHKCEICLKSFARKFELVIHLRSHTGEKPYKCDKCLKSFSQSSSLQSHEKSHIGIKSHKCEICFKSFILKPTLVVHLRSHKGEKPYKCDICLKSFTEKGALVKHEKLHTGIKPHKCNICLKSFTEKSSLQSHEKLHTGIKSYKCDICLKSFTRNHYLLLHIRTHTGETPYKCDICLKSFIRKPNLELHLRSHTEEKPYKCDICLKSYTQAKNLVLHKNSHNGIKPHKCNICLKSFTQKWYLQLHEKLHIGIKSHKCEICLKSFARKSDLVIHLRSHMGEKPYKCDICLKSFNRKTDVVVHIRSHTGEKPYKCDICLKSFTHQSHLLQHKKLHTGIKPHKCDICFKSFTRKCSLVSHEILHTGIKSHKCEICLKSFTRKCSLVSHEKLHTGIKSHKCEICLKSFARKSGLVIHLRSFDFRSMPSDICVFGRFTFGPVR is encoded by the exons ATGGAGtgtaggctttgtcttggatcagCTCCGGCCGACACTTCCGTCTCGATCTTCACCGCCCCgtctcatccagagcgtctggagcaacgcattcggacctgctgtcaaattcag gttaaaaggGGCGATGGGTTGCCGGACACGGtctgtctttcgtgtaagaccaatctggaattgttaatcggctttcgaaaggcttgtatTCGAAGCAACGAAAAGGCCCAACTGAGGTTAGATGATTGTtcgaagatcaagactgaagaaattttgttggaagatgtaatacgggacgatgagccttcattACCGACAATTCACCAAAAGAATTGTGAGATTAGTTCACATACATTTCTCAGTAAATCTAAACttgttttacataatatagaaaagccgttcaaatgtgacatttgtgtgaaatcatttactcataAATCCAGCCTCCgaacacatgaaaaattgcatactgggataaaatcacataaatgtgaaatttgtttaaaatcatttgctcgaAAATTTGAACTTGTCATACATCTAaggtctcacacgggggaaaagccttacaaatgtgataaatgtttaaaatcattttctcaatcATCCAGCCTCCAATCACATGAAAAATCACATATTGGGATAAAatcacataaatgtgaaatttgttttaaatcatttattctAAAACCTACTCTTGTAGTACATTTAAGGTCTCACaagggggaaaagccttacaaatgtgacatttgtttaaaatcatttactgaaaaaggTGCTCTTGTGAAACATGAAAAATTAcacactgggataaaaccacataaatgtaacatttgtttaaaatcatttactgaaaaatccAGCCTCcaatcacatgaaaaattgcatactgggataaaatcatacaaatgtgatatttgtttaaaatcatttactcgaaatcATTATCTTCTGTTACATATAAggactcacacgggggaaacgccttacaagtgtgacatttgtttaaaatcatttattcgaaaaccTAATCTTGAGTTACATTTAAGGTCTCACACGgaggaaaagccttacaagtgtgacatttgtttaaaatcgtataCTCAAGCAAAGAATCTGGTGCTACATAAAAACTCACACAAtggaataaaaccacataaatgtaacatatgtttaaaatcatttactcaaaaatggtACCTCCaattacatgaaaaattgcatattgggataaaatcacataaatgtgaaatttgtttgaaatcatttgctCGAAAATCTGATCTTGTCATACATCTAAGGTCTCAcatgggggaaaagccttacaaatgtgatatatgtttaaaatcatttaatcgaAAAACTGATGTTGTGGTACATATAaggtctcacacgggggaaaagccttacaagtgtgacatttgtttaaaatcgtttactcacCAAAGTCATCTGTtgcaacataaaaaattacacactgggataaaaccacataaatgtgacatatgtttcaaatcatttactcgaaaatgtagccttgtgtcacatgaaatattgcatactgggataaaatcacataaatgtgaaatttgtttaaaatcatttactcgaaaatgtagccttgtgtcacatgaaaaattgcatact